Proteins encoded in a region of the Stieleria neptunia genome:
- a CDS encoding protein kinase domain-containing protein, whose protein sequence is MKFELDPAAGLSNAERSSFDSFILDFEARWSPDAFEPFARRLVALRGRLAESLLCEMVLIDIERQWDHGIAVRVEDYLIAYPEITGEDSGPPDSVQLGFVVAEIEARADTGNALTRGEILARFPNLAEKLEPLLQSRGQADTRVIENGDTSRSPSADDDDGSHRGRPQIRKSPPLPYEFGRYRVIRRIADGGMGAVYLASDTSLYDRQVALKVPHFLADSQEDLECKTRFFAEARAASRLDKHPHLCSIYEIGQIDGIDYISMMYVEGETLETRLQKRGRLDQRKSAALVIKVAEAIHYAHQRGIIHRDLKLANIMLNSLGEPMVMDFGLARLVGETESTRLTRHGALIGTPTYMSPEQVRADPDDIHAATDIYSLGVVLYHLLTGRLPFQGSLGTIMSGVLRDAPVPPSRHLPSLDPELETICLTMMSKRAEDRYASMEEVSGRLGQWLQREPTREVDCSASSRSFPLRIGLVASALSVLLLVVLSVVLIVRTQHGEVRFEIEPSEIAVIIDGNRFNLEDLRQPQQLHSGPHELAIEIGGTPVPLDRDFSIETVEFQGRAKLAVEIDGASVTADQFDVTRGEEHVMRVALIEMTSAETSSQTKPVQPVAPSAASPQHTLQTALEFNGVDSYVSIPSFRYDGSFPITVEALVTPLGNVVDGHLVSNTQRSGFSLVTQKDQWMFYFRDLEAYRHAQTPRSEQGRPVHLAGVYDGHEVCLFMDGHAMHRVKVQYEHRPSAQHLFLGAGNNKINEPEAFFSGLIHFVRLSKGARYGADFQVPSRIESDADTLALYDFNEQAGDVLFDRSGNGHDGKIHNARWVRNEVAAPPALNQRSLIHRWTTAEHDDRVRAVAVSPDQSLLASGSYDGTVGIWDAKTGQLKRRISVMPKKVIDLAIAPDGRSLAVCGWDDQVQLLNMETGQKLSTFRVPTSLRKSAITGVRFSPQGDRLVSGGWDGKVIVWDIASGRKINGFHYPHGRVHCIAVSEDAGLIAAAGDRTIQIWNAAKRKALVNLKGHCNTVMALAFSHDGTELLSASQDGSIRRWDTRDGSLKHAWWNVEPLVDVQWLRDNKTVVSKDQSGRVRFWNASTGQRLGETTTHLGQLGTIALLNDDAQLATCGDKGQVKLWDVAEPPAAENHANQPRPSGPEGSDNRVLYCDGVSSHLRVPEFRYDGTHPITIETWLRLPTLESNPTDARPGVISQNDGRGLNLLLMERGFFQSGAAGCGNVIADCVAATDRWTHVAFTYDHPTLQLFVDGRLQSKRSAKAPFRPGDKDFIVAADPTTATGVSRHLRALFDEVRFSKVVRYRDPFIPPTRHETDADTILLYHFDDLSIDRAHDATGNGFDAEIHRARVVPDGDLPPGFDRDEGLRLDSNRRDNRFSEAFGAVAGHTPTAVKDYDNAYRSSDGENSNRWHAAGHLNIQTNGGSKAWNALSVQRGLLEVTARSVSEGSSWMVNLTNVRLRRGIRILVRADGKIVYGPSLFQFSPRFPDRLLTEIPADSTKQFHALGIAVHQRAFQVFWDGAAISDRIDLDFDLAPSAVALGNHGSGHTAFNEVRYWRPFDARETADGPGQASRHDKGSRSPDGGMGETGMAE, encoded by the coding sequence ATGAAATTTGAACTCGATCCCGCCGCGGGCCTGTCGAACGCAGAACGTTCCAGCTTTGACTCGTTCATTTTGGATTTTGAAGCGCGTTGGTCGCCGGATGCGTTTGAGCCATTTGCCCGGCGACTGGTGGCATTGCGGGGACGATTGGCGGAGTCGTTGCTGTGTGAGATGGTCTTGATCGATATTGAACGACAATGGGACCACGGCATCGCGGTCAGGGTCGAAGACTATCTGATCGCCTATCCAGAAATTACCGGAGAGGATTCCGGTCCGCCGGACTCCGTCCAACTGGGGTTCGTCGTCGCGGAAATCGAAGCGCGGGCCGACACGGGAAACGCGTTGACCCGAGGGGAGATTCTGGCGCGGTTTCCAAACCTTGCCGAAAAACTGGAGCCGTTGCTGCAGTCCCGCGGCCAGGCTGACACCCGTGTGATCGAAAACGGCGACACCAGCCGATCACCCAGCGCCGACGATGACGATGGTTCGCACCGCGGTCGGCCGCAGATCCGAAAATCGCCTCCGTTGCCCTACGAATTTGGGCGTTACCGAGTCATCCGACGGATCGCCGATGGCGGGATGGGGGCGGTCTATCTGGCTTCGGATACGTCGCTTTACGACCGACAGGTGGCGTTGAAAGTGCCACATTTCTTAGCCGATTCACAAGAGGATCTGGAGTGCAAAACCCGTTTCTTTGCCGAAGCCCGAGCCGCATCGCGACTCGATAAACATCCCCATCTCTGCTCGATCTACGAGATCGGACAGATCGATGGAATCGATTACATTTCGATGATGTATGTCGAAGGCGAGACGCTTGAAACACGCCTGCAAAAACGGGGACGACTTGACCAGCGGAAGTCCGCGGCACTGGTGATCAAGGTTGCCGAAGCGATCCATTACGCCCATCAGCGCGGCATCATTCACCGTGATTTAAAACTCGCCAACATCATGCTCAACTCGCTCGGTGAGCCGATGGTCATGGATTTCGGCTTGGCCAGATTGGTCGGTGAAACGGAGTCCACACGGCTGACGCGTCACGGGGCCTTGATCGGTACACCGACATACATGTCGCCCGAACAGGTCAGGGCCGATCCCGATGACATCCACGCGGCAACCGACATCTACAGCTTGGGCGTCGTGCTTTACCACCTGCTGACCGGGCGGCTTCCCTTTCAAGGTTCCCTCGGCACGATCATGAGTGGTGTGCTCCGCGACGCTCCGGTGCCACCGAGCAGGCACCTGCCGAGTCTGGATCCCGAGCTGGAAACCATCTGCCTGACAATGATGTCCAAGCGGGCCGAGGATCGTTACGCGTCGATGGAAGAGGTCAGTGGGAGACTCGGCCAATGGCTGCAACGCGAACCAACACGCGAAGTCGATTGCAGTGCTTCGAGCCGTTCGTTCCCGTTACGGATCGGTCTGGTCGCGTCCGCCCTGTCGGTGCTGTTGCTGGTCGTGCTGAGCGTGGTGCTGATCGTGCGGACCCAACACGGGGAAGTCCGATTTGAGATCGAACCAAGCGAGATCGCTGTCATCATTGACGGCAATCGATTTAATCTGGAGGATCTCCGTCAACCTCAGCAACTGCATTCGGGGCCACACGAACTGGCGATCGAGATCGGCGGCACGCCGGTTCCATTGGATCGTGACTTCTCGATCGAAACGGTCGAATTTCAAGGCCGAGCGAAACTGGCCGTCGAAATCGATGGCGCGTCCGTCACCGCGGACCAGTTCGACGTGACACGCGGTGAGGAACACGTGATGCGGGTGGCGTTGATCGAGATGACGTCGGCGGAAACTTCGTCGCAAACGAAACCTGTCCAACCGGTTGCCCCGTCCGCCGCATCGCCGCAGCACACCCTGCAGACGGCGCTGGAGTTCAACGGTGTCGACAGCTACGTGTCGATCCCGTCCTTTCGTTATGACGGATCGTTTCCGATCACGGTCGAGGCCCTGGTCACACCGCTCGGTAACGTCGTCGACGGACATCTGGTCTCCAATACGCAGCGTTCCGGCTTTTCGCTCGTCACGCAAAAGGATCAATGGATGTTCTACTTCCGAGACCTGGAAGCATATCGCCATGCCCAGACCCCGCGGAGCGAACAGGGTCGCCCGGTCCATCTGGCGGGCGTCTATGACGGTCACGAAGTCTGCCTGTTCATGGATGGTCATGCGATGCACCGAGTCAAAGTCCAGTACGAACACCGCCCCTCGGCGCAACATCTGTTTCTAGGTGCGGGCAACAACAAGATCAACGAACCCGAGGCCTTCTTTTCGGGGCTGATTCATTTTGTTCGCCTTTCCAAGGGAGCACGCTACGGCGCCGATTTTCAAGTCCCAAGCCGAATCGAATCGGACGCCGACACACTCGCCCTGTATGACTTCAACGAGCAGGCGGGCGACGTCCTGTTCGATCGATCTGGCAATGGTCATGACGGGAAAATCCACAACGCTCGCTGGGTCCGCAACGAGGTTGCTGCACCGCCGGCCCTGAATCAGCGGTCGTTGATTCATCGTTGGACGACGGCCGAACACGACGATCGCGTCAGGGCGGTTGCGGTGTCTCCAGATCAATCGTTGCTCGCCAGCGGCAGCTACGACGGGACGGTGGGGATCTGGGACGCGAAGACCGGCCAGCTGAAACGCAGGATTTCGGTGATGCCCAAAAAAGTCATCGACCTTGCGATTGCACCGGACGGTCGCTCGTTGGCCGTTTGCGGTTGGGACGACCAGGTGCAGTTGCTGAACATGGAAACCGGGCAGAAACTTTCAACGTTCCGAGTCCCAACCTCCCTCCGCAAATCGGCGATCACCGGCGTCCGTTTTTCTCCGCAGGGAGATCGGCTGGTCAGCGGCGGATGGGATGGCAAAGTGATCGTCTGGGACATTGCCTCCGGCCGAAAAATCAATGGGTTCCACTACCCGCACGGGCGCGTCCACTGCATCGCGGTTTCCGAGGACGCAGGGCTGATCGCGGCGGCCGGCGACCGAACCATTCAAATCTGGAACGCTGCCAAACGCAAGGCCCTCGTCAATCTGAAAGGTCATTGCAACACCGTCATGGCCCTGGCATTCTCACACGATGGAACAGAATTGTTGTCCGCCAGCCAAGATGGTTCCATTCGCCGCTGGGACACCCGCGACGGCAGCCTGAAGCATGCGTGGTGGAATGTGGAACCGTTGGTCGACGTGCAATGGCTTCGCGACAACAAGACGGTGGTCTCCAAAGATCAATCCGGCAGGGTGCGGTTTTGGAACGCGTCCACGGGGCAGCGACTGGGCGAAACCACGACGCATCTCGGCCAACTGGGGACGATTGCGCTATTGAACGATGACGCTCAACTGGCGACGTGCGGCGACAAGGGGCAGGTGAAGCTTTGGGACGTTGCCGAACCACCGGCCGCCGAGAATCATGCGAATCAGCCGCGTCCGTCCGGTCCCGAGGGCAGCGACAATCGGGTTCTGTACTGCGACGGCGTTTCGTCACACCTCCGCGTCCCCGAGTTCCGATACGACGGCACGCATCCGATCACGATCGAAACGTGGCTACGGTTACCGACGCTCGAAAGCAATCCAACGGACGCGCGGCCCGGCGTCATCTCGCAGAATGACGGTCGCGGGTTGAATCTGTTGCTGATGGAACGCGGTTTCTTTCAATCCGGAGCGGCCGGTTGCGGTAACGTCATCGCCGATTGTGTGGCGGCCACCGATCGCTGGACCCACGTGGCATTCACCTACGACCATCCGACGCTGCAGCTATTTGTCGACGGACGGCTGCAATCAAAGCGGTCGGCAAAGGCTCCCTTTCGTCCGGGCGACAAGGATTTTATTGTTGCCGCCGACCCGACAACCGCGACCGGTGTTTCGCGGCACCTTCGAGCACTCTTTGACGAGGTCCGTTTTTCCAAAGTCGTCCGGTACCGCGATCCGTTCATCCCACCGACGCGACACGAGACCGATGCCGATACCATCCTGTTGTATCACTTCGATGATCTCTCGATCGACCGAGCTCATGACGCGACGGGTAATGGTTTTGACGCAGAGATTCATCGCGCCCGCGTGGTCCCCGATGGTGATTTGCCGCCGGGGTTTGACCGTGACGAGGGGTTGCGATTGGATTCGAACCGACGCGACAACCGCTTTAGCGAAGCGTTTGGGGCGGTCGCCGGCCACACGCCGACTGCGGTCAAAGACTACGACAATGCGTACCGTTCCAGCGACGGAGAGAACTCGAACCGTTGGCACGCCGCGGGGCATTTAAACATCCAAACCAACGGTGGATCCAAGGCGTGGAACGCATTGAGTGTGCAGCGTGGCCTGTTGGAAGTGACCGCCAGATCGGTCAGCGAAGGATCGTCATGGATGGTGAATTTGACCAACGTTCGACTCCGACGAGGCATCAGGATCTTAGTCCGCGCCGACGGCAAGATCGTTTACGGACCGAGTCTCTTTCAGTTTTCCCCGCGATTTCCCGATCGGTTGTTGACCGAGATCCCGGCGGATTCGACGAAGCAATTTCATGCGTTGGGGATCGCGGTTCATCAGCGGGCGTTTCAAGTGTTTTGGGATGGCGCCGCGATCAGTGATCGGATCGATCTGGATTTCGATCTCGCCCCGAGTGCCGTCGCATTGGGAAACCATGGCAGCGGTCACACGGCATTCAACGAAGTCAGGTACTGGCGCCCCTTCGATGCACGCGAAACCGCCGACGGCCCTGGGCAAGCAAGCCGACACGACAAGGGATCGCGATCGCCGGACGGCGGCATGGGCGAGACGGGGATGGCAGAATGA
- a CDS encoding cohesin domain-containing protein, translated as MPRRNARRSTRQRTALQKRLCRRSVRPGFERLEDRRVLACVPGLVMSDMVFTDPAEPVEFCEETLIASGITLKVGANVPVKIHENVNVRVDGTLMFDNAAKVEIVDGSGGQVSGILVNSTGTLDVADTDFLPIFSSNFSDNTRIGVFSGGTFKAVESRFNWDSIWLADGSLISDGSTAWVERNEFNLPLTVAYTHLQDASHLSENFRFEDVKLFGGSLPTGETLDLDLIGTATSVDLRYVFPSGFTVQDGATMSINQGVSVLIEENQQITVDGTLKFDNASPVYIEDGYGSNVSGILVNGTGTVDIINTDFLRYNTGLQDSTRIAVNAGGTFKAVDSRFAWDAIELGSGSVIADGTTPWIQRNEFNQPITVPYQHLQDANHLANNLRFADINILAGSLPTGETLDLELIGTATSVNLRYVFPSGFTVQDGAMMSINQGVSVLIRENQQFTVDGTLKFDNASPVYIEDGYGSNVSGILVNGTGAVDIINTDFLRYNTGLQDSTRIAVNAGGTFKAVDSRFAWDAIELGSGSVIADGTTPWIQRNEFNQPITVPYQHLQDANHLADNLRFADINILAGSLPTGETLDLELIGTETSVDLRYVFPSGFTVQDGAMMSINQGVSVLIRENQQFTVDGTLRFDNASPVYIEDGYGSNVSGILVNGTGTVDIINTDFLRYNTGLQDSTRIAVNAGGTFKAVDSRFAWDAIELGVGSVIADGTTPWVQRNEFNLPITVPYQHLQDANHLSDNLRFADINIRAGSLPTGETLDLDLIGTATSVDLRYVFPSGFTVQDGAMMSINQGVSVLIRENQQFTVDGTLKFDNSSPVYIEDGYGSNVSGILVNGTGTVDIINTDFLRYNTGLQDSTRIAVNAGGTFKAVDSRFAWDAIELGVGSVIADGTTPWVQRNEFNLPITVPYQHLQDANHLSDNLRFADINIRAGSLPTGETLDLDLIGTATSVDLRYVFPSGFTVQDGAMMSINQGVSVLIRENQQFNVDGTLRFDNAASLVIEDGYGRHTSGIAVSGSGTLDVINTDFTRVNTGAVQDYVRILVRGVFNAEKSLFAWDKIEIDPAATLTLNRNEFHTPLQIDAAARTDIRINDFSNLASNNTGIVLVGDPNAEVDLRYNFWGTTTPEQIDAKILHKADEAARPLAVFMPALPSPRAGFAEVTGTKFNDVNNNGQRDAGEPGLGGVRIYVDIDNDGQYDIGEPFAISSADNPSTTDVDETGNYRIIDLIEGSHVVREVVPIGFQQTFPVAAAVSTTIGFDGNGPESGITLPGVTDFSFAGASFSGGTVLNTGAPELNASGFFAYEVTAEEASVEFDRLIDSARFFFVHAGSTAATATAYGVDGTVLGQVTSQLATTNADPANFVTLDPTDPISRIVFSGGVVDELTFTSTAGDQAHLVHVGEDEVADRIDFGNHQATPTLVVTHFMANHNGFVAHFNRPLDDTDLNLYDGFDQALGAADVVLQGASTGVVRGSLVIDEAGRSVTFVRTGGPLEPDHYTVTLRSAADGFKDDQGELLDGNEDGTAGDQFSRGFVIATPAADDVTIGIPDFARGADQAVNLPGNADSGLPVTLSTGRDVSSVDFELAFDPSLLTLSGFDTDIAGAVAAFHLVSPGLARVTVSSPNEFSAVDGSLVLGRFAASVPASAPYTAKQVLDVRAIEVRDSAPLPALRPTRDDDGMHVAAYVGDHNASGSYTGGDVTLLQRVIVGNGSGFADYKLADPRVIADLNHSGDLSGGDVTLLQRVIIGTPVDVVPAIPSGVTPQAADGPDPLIYIPTDLQASPTTTVATPVMLTVTESDGITLSSVDLVVEFDPDQFDVANFRLGDLIQDSGFSDPAVNVQRPGMIRVTMSTAASTPLLTNGTTGSLLEFDMTVKSDAAYGASPINLRANFVDTISRTSTNATNASVQELLLVPSPTNDANDPVDGAIKVMPGVQKITVNDGTNNRSQITSLTIQFNTILDHGLLSDAFELVNLKSSQSVGVINVSADDDLVPGKTIATLTFAGDSTVARSGSGAYGNSLADGNYQLVIDPQSVSPPGNGDEMTASYLFGNELVDSFFRFYGDTDGDRDVDGQDYGRFGQAFLSQSGDPNYDPFIDSDGDGDVDSQDYGRFGLNFLKRL; from the coding sequence ATGCCACGCCGGAACGCACGCCGATCGACGCGTCAACGCACCGCACTTCAGAAACGCCTCTGCCGCCGGTCCGTGCGTCCCGGTTTTGAACGACTGGAAGATCGCCGCGTGCTGGCATGCGTTCCTGGGTTGGTCATGTCCGACATGGTTTTTACCGATCCCGCTGAACCGGTGGAGTTCTGTGAAGAAACGCTAATCGCCTCTGGGATTACGTTGAAGGTCGGGGCCAACGTCCCCGTGAAAATTCATGAAAACGTCAACGTCCGTGTAGATGGCACCCTGATGTTCGATAACGCGGCGAAAGTCGAAATTGTCGACGGCAGTGGCGGACAAGTTTCGGGAATCCTCGTCAACAGCACGGGAACGCTGGACGTGGCTGACACCGATTTCTTGCCGATTTTTTCCAGTAATTTTTCTGACAACACACGTATCGGTGTTTTTTCGGGCGGCACTTTCAAGGCCGTTGAATCACGTTTTAATTGGGATTCCATTTGGCTCGCAGATGGTAGCCTGATCAGCGACGGTTCCACCGCCTGGGTCGAGCGCAACGAATTTAACCTGCCGCTTACCGTTGCCTACACTCACCTGCAAGACGCATCCCATCTCTCCGAGAATTTTCGCTTCGAAGATGTCAAACTTTTTGGCGGTTCCTTGCCGACCGGAGAAACGCTCGACTTGGATTTGATCGGCACGGCGACATCGGTCGACCTGCGATACGTGTTCCCGTCGGGTTTCACCGTTCAAGACGGCGCCACGATGTCGATCAATCAAGGCGTCTCGGTACTAATCGAAGAAAACCAGCAGATCACCGTCGACGGCACCTTGAAATTCGACAACGCGAGTCCGGTGTATATCGAAGACGGATATGGCAGCAATGTCTCGGGGATTTTGGTCAACGGCACCGGCACCGTCGATATCATCAATACCGATTTTCTAAGATACAACACCGGCCTACAAGATTCCACTCGCATCGCCGTCAACGCAGGCGGTACGTTCAAAGCCGTCGACTCGCGGTTCGCCTGGGACGCGATCGAACTTGGGTCCGGCAGCGTCATCGCAGATGGCACGACACCATGGATCCAGCGGAACGAGTTCAACCAGCCAATCACAGTCCCGTATCAACACTTACAGGACGCGAACCACCTTGCGAACAACCTGCGATTTGCGGACATCAACATTCTCGCCGGTTCCTTGCCGACCGGTGAAACGCTCGACTTGGAGTTGATCGGCACGGCGACATCGGTCAACCTGCGATATGTGTTCCCCTCGGGTTTCACCGTTCAAGACGGCGCCATGATGTCGATCAATCAAGGCGTCTCGGTACTAATCCGAGAAAACCAGCAGTTCACCGTCGACGGTACCTTGAAATTCGACAACGCGAGTCCGGTGTATATCGAAGACGGATATGGCAGCAATGTCTCGGGGATCTTGGTCAACGGCACCGGCGCCGTCGATATCATCAACACCGATTTCCTGCGATACAACACCGGCCTACAAGATTCCACTCGCATCGCTGTCAATGCAGGCGGTACGTTCAAAGCCGTCGACTCGCGGTTCGCCTGGGACGCGATCGAACTTGGGTCCGGCAGCGTCATCGCAGATGGCACGACACCATGGATCCAGCGGAACGAGTTCAACCAGCCAATCACAGTCCCGTATCAACACTTACAGGACGCGAACCACCTTGCGGACAACCTGCGATTTGCGGACATCAACATTCTCGCCGGTTCCTTGCCGACCGGTGAAACGCTCGACTTGGAGTTGATCGGCACGGAGACATCGGTCGACCTGCGATATGTGTTCCCCTCGGGTTTCACCGTTCAAGACGGCGCCATGATGTCGATTAATCAAGGCGTCTCGGTACTAATCCGAGAAAACCAGCAGTTCACCGTCGACGGCACCTTGAGATTCGACAACGCGAGTCCGGTGTATATCGAAGACGGATATGGCAGCAATGTCTCGGGGATCTTGGTCAACGGCACCGGCACCGTTGATATCATCAACACCGATTTCCTGCGATACAACACCGGCCTACAAGATTCCACTCGCATCGCTGTCAATGCAGGCGGAACCTTCAAAGCCGTCGACTCGCGGTTCGCCTGGGACGCAATCGAACTTGGTGTCGGCAGTGTCATCGCGGATGGTACGACACCCTGGGTTCAGCGGAACGAGTTCAACCTGCCAATCACAGTTCCGTATCAACACTTACAGGACGCGAACCATCTTTCAGACAACCTGCGATTTGCGGACATCAACATTCGCGCCGGTTCCTTGCCGACCGGTGAAACGCTCGACTTGGATTTGATCGGCACGGCGACATCGGTCGACCTGCGATACGTGTTCCCCTCGGGTTTCACCGTTCAAGACGGCGCGATGATGTCGATCAATCAAGGCGTCTCGGTACTAATCCGAGAAAACCAACAGTTCACCGTCGACGGCACCTTGAAATTCGACAACTCGAGTCCGGTGTATATCGAAGACGGATATGGCAGCAACGTCTCGGGGATTTTGGTCAACGGCACCGGCACCGTCGATATCATCAATACCGATTTTCTGCGATACAACACCGGCCTACAAGATTCCACTCGCATCGCCGTCAACGCAGGCGGAACCTTCAAGGCCGTCGACTCGCGGTTCGCCTGGGACGCAATCGAACTTGGTGTCGGCAGTGTCATCGCGGATGGTACGACACCCTGGGTTCAGCGGAACGAGTTCAACCTGCCAATCACAGTTCCGTATCAACACTTACAGGACGCGAACCATCTTTCAGACAACCTGCGATTTGCGGACATCAACATTCGCGCCGGTTCCTTGCCGACCGGTGAAACGCTCGACTTGGATTTGATCGGCACGGCGACATCGGTCGACCTGCGATACGTGTTCCCCTCGGGTTTCACCGTTCAAGACGGCGCGATGATGTCGATCAATCAAGGCGTCTCGGTACTAATCCGAGAAAACCAGCAATTCAATGTCGACGGCACTTTGCGATTCGACAACGCAGCGTCACTGGTGATCGAGGATGGTTACGGACGGCATACGTCGGGCATAGCGGTCAGTGGAAGCGGCACGTTGGACGTGATCAATACCGACTTCACTCGCGTCAATACCGGCGCCGTACAAGATTACGTTCGGATCCTCGTGCGTGGGGTATTCAACGCCGAAAAGTCCCTCTTTGCCTGGGACAAGATCGAGATCGATCCGGCAGCGACCCTCACGCTGAATCGAAACGAGTTTCACACGCCGCTACAGATCGACGCAGCGGCCCGGACAGACATTCGCATCAATGACTTCAGCAATCTAGCGTCCAACAATACCGGCATCGTGCTCGTCGGGGATCCGAACGCGGAAGTCGATTTGCGCTACAACTTCTGGGGCACGACGACTCCGGAACAAATCGACGCCAAGATCCTCCACAAGGCTGATGAGGCCGCTCGCCCGCTTGCCGTTTTCATGCCGGCGCTGCCATCTCCCCGCGCCGGATTCGCGGAAGTCACCGGGACTAAGTTCAACGACGTGAACAACAACGGACAGCGCGACGCCGGTGAGCCCGGACTCGGGGGCGTCCGCATCTATGTCGACATCGACAACGACGGGCAGTATGACATCGGTGAACCGTTCGCGATTTCCTCCGCCGATAATCCCTCGACCACCGACGTGGATGAAACCGGCAACTACAGGATCATCGACCTGATCGAGGGGAGCCATGTCGTTCGTGAAGTCGTGCCGATCGGATTCCAGCAGACCTTTCCAGTCGCCGCCGCTGTCTCCACGACGATCGGGTTCGACGGGAACGGGCCGGAATCCGGCATCACGCTGCCCGGTGTGACCGATTTCAGCTTTGCCGGCGCAAGTTTCTCCGGTGGAACCGTCCTCAACACGGGCGCGCCGGAACTGAACGCGTCGGGGTTTTTCGCCTATGAAGTCACGGCCGAAGAGGCGAGTGTCGAATTTGATCGGTTGATCGATTCGGCACGCTTCTTCTTTGTGCATGCCGGATCGACCGCCGCAACGGCGACCGCCTACGGAGTCGACGGAACGGTTCTGGGGCAAGTCACCAGCCAGCTTGCGACCACCAACGCCGACCCCGCCAACTTTGTCACGCTCGATCCGACCGATCCGATTTCACGAATCGTGTTCAGCGGCGGGGTCGTGGACGAGTTGACGTTCACCAGCACCGCCGGTGACCAGGCGCATCTGGTGCATGTTGGCGAAGACGAGGTGGCCGACCGGATTGATTTTGGCAACCATCAAGCGACGCCCACACTGGTGGTCACGCACTTCATGGCCAACCACAACGGCTTTGTCGCGCACTTCAATCGCCCGCTCGATGACACCGATTTAAATTTGTACGACGGCTTTGACCAAGCCCTCGGGGCGGCGGATGTCGTCTTGCAAGGTGCTTCGACGGGAGTCGTGCGTGGATCGCTGGTGATCGATGAAGCCGGGCGAAGCGTCACCTTTGTCCGCACCGGCGGCCCCTTGGAACCAGACCACTACACCGTCACCCTGCGCAGTGCCGCGGACGGTTTCAAGGACGACCAGGGCGAGCTGCTCGACGGGAACGAAGACGGGACCGCTGGGGATCAGTTCAGTCGTGGGTTTGTGATCGCAACACCGGCAGCAGATGACGTGACGATCGGAATTCCCGATTTCGCCCGCGGTGCCGACCAGGCGGTCAACCTGCCCGGCAACGCCGACTCCGGACTGCCGGTGACGCTGAGTACCGGACGTGATGTTTCCAGCGTCGACTTTGAACTGGCGTTTGATCCAAGCCTGTTGACCCTGAGCGGGTTTGACACGGACATCGCCGGCGCAGTCGCTGCGTTCCATCTGGTCAGCCCCGGATTGGCACGTGTGACCGTCAGCAGTCCCAATGAGTTTTCCGCCGTCGACGGTTCATTGGTATTGGGGCGATTCGCGGCATCGGTTCCGGCTTCGGCACCCTACACCGCCAAGCAGGTTTTGGACGTGCGGGCGATCGAAGTCCGCGATAGTGCGCCGCTGCCGGCACTGCGACCGACTCGTGACGATGATGGCATGCACGTCGCGGCCTATGTCGGCGACCACAACGCCAGCGGTTCGTACACCGGTGGCGACGTCACCCTGCTGCAACGCGTCATCGTGGGCAACGGCTCGGGGTTTGCCGACTACAAGCTCGCCGACCCACGGGTGATCGCGGACCTCAACCACAGCGGCGATCTCTCCGGTGGCGATGTGACGTTGCTGCAACGCGTGATTATCGGCACACCGGTCGACGTGGTGCCGGCGATCCCCAGCGGCGTCACTCCCCAAGCCGCCGACGGCCCCGATCCATTGATCTACATTCCGACCGACTTGCAGGCCTCGCCGACCACGACCGTCGCTACACCCGTGATGTTGACGGTGACCGAAAGCGACGGCATCACGCTCAGCAGTGTCGATTTGGTCGTCGAGTTTGACCCGGACCAATTCGACGTGGCAAATTTCCGTCTGGGAGACCTGATCCAGGATTCCGGATTCAGCGATCCCGCCGTCAATGTCCAGCGTCCGGGGATGATCCGGGTCACGATGTCCACGGCCGCGAGCACGCCGCTGCTGACCAACGGGACCACCGGTTCGCTGTTGGAGTTCGACATGACGGTCAAGAGCGACGCGGCCTATGGTGCCTCGCCCATTAACTTGCGGGCAAATTTTGTTGACACGATCAGCCGGACATCGACCAACGCCACCAACGCAAGCGTCCAAGAGTTGTTGCTGGTTCCGTCACCGACGAACGATGCCAACGATCCGGTCGACGGAGCGATCAAGGTGATGCCCGGCGTCCAGAAAATCACGGTCAATGATGGCACGAACAATCGGTCCCAAATCACGTCGTTGACGATCCAGTTCAACACGATCTTGGACCATGGATTGCTGAGCGACGCGTTCGAGTTGGTCAATCTGAAAAGCTCCCAGAGTGTTGGTGTGATCAATGTCTCCGCGGACGATGATCTTGTTCCTGGCAAGACGATCGCGACGCTCACCTTTGCCGGCGATTCGACGGTGGCCCGTAGTGGTTCTGGAGCCTACGGGAATTCATTGGCCGATGGAAATTATCAATTGGTGATTGATCCCCAATCTGTCAGTCCTCCCGGCAACGGCGATGAGATGACGGCGTCCTATCTGTTCGGCAATGAACTCGTCGACAGCTTCTTTCGGTTTTATGGCGATACCGACGGAGACCGTGACGTCGATGGCCAAGACTATGGACGCTTTGGACAAGCCTTCCTCAGCCAGTCAGGAGATCCGAACTACGACCCCTTCATCGATTCCGACGGCGATGGCGATGTCGATAGTCAAGACTATGGCCGCTTCGGGTTGAATTTTTTGAAGAGGCTTTAG